The following are encoded in a window of Gossypium raimondii isolate GPD5lz chromosome 13, ASM2569854v1, whole genome shotgun sequence genomic DNA:
- the LOC105781278 gene encoding precursor of CEP15, with product MAMKELKKPSFLLGFALLLLLLMMMISSQSMADAEMMKVKPTKARTRKVLEMEQDYPGEVPSIPSDYDYKDFYRRQGDVPSPGIGH from the coding sequence ATGGCGATGAAAGAGCTCAAAAAACCCAGTTTTTTGCTGGGTTTTGCATTGTTATTGCTtctattgatgatgatgataagcTCACAATCCATGGCAGATGCTGAGATGATGAAAGTGAAACCCACAAAAGCAAGAACAAGAAAGGTATTGGAGATGGAGCAAGATTACCCAGGTGAAGTGCCAAGCATCCCAAGTGATTATGATTACAAGGATTTCTATAGAAGGCAAGGTGATGTTCCAAGCCCAGGAATTGgtcattga
- the LOC105782569 gene encoding mini-chromosome maintenance complex-binding protein gives MGGPPYDCLANPLGAVRLAFEKAIGSELETPSTHPSAFNGKDWGALELFRHFLFQESGLSQVPILNPKTLRWVQPNSLVRYRGMIQDMLGNEFYAGAYKDGNLWRTNKFMDVSQYPMGSSPDMCIWERRLLYCVPVPGQNSWTEPSSEMEPNWSSQTREKRRRMDDEDNDPMDLVPDDEIKSSPITKKMREDGLPSPSQSRDTKTTSSSSITSTFQSVDKDNLPCLVKIYDSPESELKLNDVFEFIGVLTFDSELAVEKDDNDELSNSFYDDALVHLPPNKVPRLHCLIHRKLAVQDFLPGSPIIQPKPHLVKETREALFRHLTAVLGNDEVAAHFVLLHLLSKVHARVDDVAVGKLSLNLTGLNKESVSVFGTRLSDTFKNLLPFTNCMPLTLEYLNIASLAPKKDYQANRLVPGVLQLPEGSHLMVDETRLESGSLNSTGIENTKLLKNLIEFQKVEYDFQYYKVEMATDVQLLIFSEGKSNIVPADVIVPFQPSCLESTEMPVAEALEGWRWYLATVRSLPHSIGSEIQKVVEDDLVAARQMDRSLGSRDFSRWLTMARLISSSFGETSLSKEHWEMAKEMERLRRERLK, from the exons ATGGGAGGTCCACCGTACGATTGCTTGGCGAATCCCCTAGGAGCCGTCCGATTAGCATTCGAGAAGGCAATAGGGTCAGAATTGGAGACTCCTTCGACCCATCCCTCCGCCTTTAACGGCAAAGATTGGGGTGCCCTTGAACTCTTCCGCCACTTCCTCTTCCAAGAATCAGGGCTTTCCCAGGTTCCCATCCTTAATCCCAAAACATTAAGATGGGTTCAACCCAACAGTCTTGTCCGTTACCGTGGTATGATCCAAGACATGTTGGGAAATGAATTCTATGCCGGCGCTTATAAGGATGGAAATTTATGGCGGACCAACAAATTCATGGATGTTTCTCAATACCCAATGGGTTCCTCTCCTGATATGTGTATTTGGGAACGCCGCTTGCTCTACTGTGTTCCT GTCCCAGGACAGAATTCATGGACTGAACCTTCTAGTGAAATGGAACCTAATTGGTCATCTCAAACCAGGGAGAAGCGGCGTAGGATGGATGACGAAGATAATGATCCCATGGATTTG GTTCCTGATGATGAGATTAAAAGCTCTCCAATTACCAAGAAGATG agAGAAGATGGACTTCCTTCCCCTTCACAATCCAGGGATACTAAAACTACAAGCTCTTCTTCTATCACAAGTACATTTCAATCTGTTGACAAAGATAACCTTCCTTGCCTAGTCAAG ATATATGATTCTCCAGAATCagaattgaagctgaatgatgtttttgaatttattggGGTCCTCACTTTTGATTCAGAGCTTGCAGTTGAGAAAGATGACAATGATGAGTTATCAAATAGTTTCTATGATGATGCCCTGGTCCATTTGCCCCCTAATAAG GTCCCTCGCTTGCACTGTCTTATACATAGGAAGCTTGCAGTGCAGGACTTTCTGCCAGGTTCCCCAATAATACAG CCAAAGCCACATTTGGTGAAAGAGACAAGGGAAGCTCTGTTCAGGCATCTTACGGCTGTTCTTGGAAATGATGAGGTAGCTGCTCATTTCGTGTTGTTGCATCTTCTGTCCAAG GTTCATGCTCGAGTAGATGATGTTGCAGTGGGGAAGCTGTCACTCAATCTAACAGGTTTAAACAAAGAAAGTGTATCTGTGTTTGGTACTCGACTTAGTGATACATTCAAAAACCTCCTACCATTCACGAATTGCATGCCTCTCACACTGGAATATCTGAACATTGCCTCGCTTGCCCCGAAAAAGGATTATCAAGCCAACAG ATTGGTTCCTGGCGTTCTTCAGCTACCCGAGGGCTCACACTTGATGGTAGACGAGACCCGACTAGAATCAGGAAGCCTCAATTCTACTGGAATTGAGAATACAAAGTTGCTGAAAAATCTCATCGAGTTTCAAAAA GTGGAGTATGACTTTCAATACTATAAAGTGGAAATGGCAACGGATGTCCAGTTACTTATCTTCTCGGAGGGGAAATCTAATATTGTTCCTGCTGATGTTATTGTACCTTTTCAACCTTCTTGTCTTGAATCCACTGAAATGCCAGTTGCTGAGGCACTAGAAGGTTGGAGATGGTACTTGGCTACTGTTAGATCATTACCACATTCCATTGGATCAGAAATACAGAAG GTGGTAGAAGATGATTTGGTTGCAGCAAGACAAATGGATCGGAGCTTGGGAAGTCGAGATTTTAGCAG ATGGTTGACGATGGCTCGGCTCATATCGTCAAGTTTCGGAGAAACCAGTTTGTCAAAGGAACATTGGGAAATGGCCAAagaaatggagaggctaaggaggGAGAGACTGAAATAG
- the LOC105782571 gene encoding WRKY DNA-binding transcription factor 70: MGTLSAWSENLSTKKKKKVIKQLVEGQDYANQLQILLHNNNYNPSQQQKTEHHLSSTKDQLVDKILSSFNQTLTELTSVNVSSSHNQTASNDDQLVKSEDCSESRRPRPKGKRGCYKRKRAEQARTVVSDTTQDGHGWRKYGQKDILNSKHPRSYFRCTHKYDQGCRAIKQVQRLEEDGSQMYRTTYIGAHTCKNHSFKAPWIMSDSEFRGTCMAPIERHDDRRSNLAPTTPVVKQETNEEMSGTPDDVTDLDSAMWKDFMEFEYCSEPDVMISNVYSCTGIKFRNFEMDFVNGFEFDGSDECVL, translated from the exons ATGGGTACACTTTCAGCTTGGTCAGAAAATTTATCaaccaagaagaagaaaaaggtgaTAAAACAACTTGTTGAAGGCCAAGATTATGCCAACCAGCTTCAAATCCTTCTCCACAACAACAATTACAACCCTTCTCAACAACAAAAAACTGAACATCATCTCTCATCAACTAAAGATCAGCTTGTAGACAAGATCTTGTCATCTTTCAACCAAACACTTACTGAGTTAACATCAGTTAATGTTTCTTCTTCCCACAACCAAACAGCTTCTAACGATGACCAACTGGTAAAGTCTGAAGATTGTAGTGAGAGCCGCCGACCGAGACCTAAGGGCAAGAGAGGCTGTTACAAGAGAAA GAGGGCAGAACAAGCACGGACAGTTGTTTCAGATACAACGCAAGATGGTCATGGTTGGAGGAAATATGGACAAAAAGATATCCTCAATTCTAAACACCCAag GAGTTACTTTAGATGCACTCACAAGTATGATCAAGGTTGTCGAGCCATCAAACAAGTTCAAAGATTAGAAGAGGATGGTTCCCAAATGTATCGAACCACTTACATTGGAGCCCACACTTGCAAGAATCATTCGTTCAAGGCTCCTTGGATCATGTCAGATTCTGAATTTAGGGGAACTTGCATGGCCCCGATTGAACGGCACGATGATCGACGTTCTAATTTGGCCCCGACAACTCCGGTCGTAAAGCAGGAAACGAATGAAGAGATGTCTGGGACGCCGGACGATGTTACGGACTTGGATTCAGCCATGTGGAAGGATTTTATGGAGTTTGAATACTGCTCTGAGCCTGATGTGATGATCTCGAATGTGTATTCTTGCACTGGAATTAAGTTTCGAAATTTCGAAATGGATTTTGTGAATGGGTTTGAATTTGATGGAAGTGATGAGTGTGTGTTGTAA
- the LOC105782568 gene encoding protein ENHANCED DISEASE RESISTANCE 4 — MAIGTAPRVRLVRCPKCRLLLPEVEDVPVYKCGGCDTILAAKNRKGIVENKSFLQETPAAGSDILVQVSEDGESRSSSPQEVHLSREIGSRSGKIDENLSIGGHYNDQNKSGDTDYKREKLDENGRNEGLQNGSRRLQLEPSEHCKVSIEAEENNKTLRLEGAYLELKTTNKTASNIRGSSFDDLCAAREAAGEVTSSDNFFSSPNEHMEQPWRSEHRGFDHVSSIDSLGTLDYFSPSSELSDPDLESTATRTSHAYDGSMSSYDGMDDQFLVPEETLKRDKMLANGLMTCNARNRSLNLSAKKRYGTTKSSKWHRDEASEPAMHQRLPRNQTKRVRDEYRSQIPFSQRAYENAGPSHDEFQEYREHENMKLLRMVHELQDQISKTCNLNGRISRGRASIDIPCRQKHFPTYSYPEEENFYPRAWPRSEQLPPPMFPHNRGFYRHHSGHSCYNCNNYYPSSPQRYFESDFSRWSHKFISGDHKSKRYPKEKHNSVKRHCWAMAGGAPFVTCYHCFKPLELPTDFQLSEKRFHQLRCGACLKVLTFSLRNGIHIIPYEPVGSRNVDQVKSRPAVMRPAC, encoded by the exons ATGGCTATAGGAACAGCTCCTAGAGTTCGATTAGTTAGATGTCCAAAATGTCGGTTGCTTCTTCCTGAAGTAGAAGATGTTCCCGTATATAAGTGCGGAGGATGCGATACGATTCTTGCAG CCAAAAACCGAAAAGGTATTGTTGAAAACAAGTCCTTCTTGCAAGAAACACCAGCTGCTGGTTCGGATATATTGGTTCAAGTGTCTGAAGATGGAGAATCTCGCAGCTCGTCTCCTCAAGAGGTTCACTTGAGTCGTGAAATTGGCTCTCGAAGTGGGAAAATTGATGAGAACTTATCCATTGGAGGGCATTATAATGATCAAAATAAGTCCGGTGATACCGATTATAAACGTGAAAAGCTCGATGAAAATGGACGGAATGAAGGGCTGCAAAATGGAAGCAGACGGTTGCAGTTGGAACCTTCGGAACATTGCAAAGTTTCTATTGAAGCAGAGGAAAACAACAAGACATTGCGGTTAGAAGGTGCATATTTGGAATTGAAGACTACTAACAAGACCGCTTCCAACATCCGAGGATCGAGCTTTGACGACCTGTGTGCTGCACGAGAAGCAGCAGGGGAAGTCACTTCATCAGataattttttctcttctcctaatGAACATATGGAGCAACCTTGGAGAAGTGAACATCGAGGTTTTGACCATGTAAGCTCTATAGATTCTCTCGGAACCCTGGATTATTTCAGCCCTAGTTCGGAGCTCAGTGATCCAGATCTTGAATCCACTGCCACAAGAACCTCTCATGCTTATGATGGTAGTATGTCTTCATATGATGGAATGGATGATCAATTCCTTGTTCCAGAAGAAACGCTAAAAAGGGATAAAATGCTTGCCAATGGCTTGATGACTTGTAATGCAAGAAACCGCTCGTTAAATTTATCCGCTAAGAAGCGTTATGGCACTACGAAATCCAGCAAATGGCATCGAGATGAAGCCTCAGAACCTGCAATGCATCAGCGTCTTCCCAGAAACCAGACCAAACGAGTGAGAGATGAATATCGGTCTCAAATACCTTTCTCTCAAAGGGCTTACGAAAACGCTGGCCCTTCACACGATGAGTTCCAGGAGTACCGTGAACACGAGAACATGAAACTGTTACGAATGGTGCACGAACTGCAGGATCAAATTAGCAAAACATGCAATCTAAACGGAAGAATATCTCGAGGAAGGGCTTCCATTGATATACCTTGTAGGCAAAAGCATTTTCCTACATATTCCTATCCTGAGGAAGAAAATTTTTATCCTCGAGCATGGCCAAGATCAGAACAGTTGCCTCCTCCGATGTTTCCACATAACCGGGGATTTTATAGACATCACTCCGGTCATAGTTGTTATAATTGCAACAACTATTACCCCTCTAGTCCCCAAAGATATTTCGAGTCCGATTTTTCTCGTTGGAGCCACAAATTTATATCTGGTGATCACAAGTCTAAGAGGTACCCGAAGGAGAAACATAATTCAGTTAAGCGACATTGTTGGGCCATGGCCGGTGGAGCGCCTTTCGTAACATGTTATCATTGCTTCAAACCATTGGAGTTACCTACTGATTTTCAACTTTCCGAAAAGAGGTTCCATCAGCTAAGATGTGGTGCTTGTTTAAAGGTACTTACGTTTTCGCTTCGAAACGGGATTCATATCATTCCTTACGAACCAGTCGGTAGCAGGAACGTCGACCAAGTGAAGTCGAGGCCTGCAGTGATGCGGCCAGCATGTTGA
- the LOC105782501 gene encoding uncharacterized protein LOC105782501 — protein MEELKNYGHQHPLLMLNEEQLLGNGNGVVDCSRCGEKVSAPCFSCVECCGFYLHRTCAEAPLELNHPFHRHHPLLLLQNPPYTSDTRNLKELEHVALEDPSFSSKNDGGNLGKCFACWEPLAIDTYFSLDCGFNLHKKCAELPPKMGHVCHRKHPLLLQFNSERLSCKICQVTQQRGFLYGCSTCNLAIHIDCLSPLPVIEDKSHQHPFTLFWRQIPFICDACGTEGHHVAYECCTCSIMVHKKCISLPRIIRHVYHVHRVFHTYFIHKEYSESLNCIWCHEVVDTEYGSYFCADCNVIFHVNCALKEKEWYCIVSQENEDDKSLDIPVNSITKVLETNDAGEATLIEHCKHRHYLMLSDKISEHGDKCCDGCLLLISAKFYHCMRCDFFLHKSCAELPKMDLILDHRCAGKPFSGSKSFILTSDCMFECDICGYLSNGFSYKCNECGIHRCVQCATLQNDVKIPGHKHPLLFYYNYEEQCSGCGTDISCAFRCKDCNFHLCNLCVLRPTRVRHKCDQHILALTYDKVNDYLEYHYCDICEENKDSKNWFYHCETCDTSAHVDCVLGKYPLIKLGSTYNEGDHPHPLTFVKKFPYYPECVECGKSCEDLSLEYAEPGCKYIAHWECRKSAIRGRC, from the exons ATGGAAGAGCTAAAGAACTACGGGCATCAACATCCACTGTTGATGTTAAATGAAGAGCAGTTGCTTGGCAATGGCAATGGAGTTGTTGATTGCTCAAGGTGTGGGGAGAAGGTGTCAGCTCCATGTTTTAGCTGTGTGGAGTGCTGTGGGTTTTACCTCCACAGGACATGTGCCGAGGCACCTTTGGAGCTTAATCATCCTTTTCACCGCCACCATCCTCTCCTGCTTCTGCAGAATCCACCTTACACTTCTGACACAAG aaatttgaaagagCTTGAGCATGTGGCCCTTGAGGATCCATCGTTTTCCTCTAAAAACGATGGTGGAAACCTGGGTAAGTGCTTTGCGTGTTGGGAACCATTAGCAATTGATACATACTTCTCTCTTGATTGTGGGTTTAATTTGCATAAGAAATGTGCTGAGCTTCCACCCAAAATGGGTCATGTGTGCCATCGCAAACATCCTCTTCTTCTGCAATTTAATAGTGAACGGCTTTCTTGCAAGATATGCCAAGTAACCCAACAAAGAGGCTTTCTGTATGGTTGTTCAACTTGTAATTTGGCTATTCACATTGATTGTTTATCGCCATTACCAGTTATTGAAGATAAAAGTCATCAACACCCATTCACCTTGTTTTGGAGACAAATTCCATTCATTTGTGATGCTTGTGGCACCGAAGGACATCATGTTGCCTATGAATGTTGTACATGCAGTATTATGGTCCATAAAAAATGCATTTCATTGCCACGCATTATCCGACACGTGTACCATGTCCATCGTGTTTTTCACACGTATTTCATTCACAAGGAATATTCTGAAAGTTTGAATTGCATATGGTGCCATGAAGTTGTCGATACAGAGTACGGTAGTTACTTCTGTGCAGATTGTAATGTTATATTCCATGTGAATTGtgcattaaaagaaaaggagtgGTATTGCATAGTATCACAGGAAAATGAAGATGACAAGTCTCTTGATATACCTGTTAACTCCATCACTAAGGTTCTTGAGACGAATGATGCTGGAGAAGCCACACTCATAGAACATTGCAAGCATAGGCACTACTTGATGTTAAGTGACAAAATCAGCGAGCATGGTGATAAATGTTGTGATGGGTGCTTGTTATTGATCTCCGCTAAGTTCTACCATTGCATGCGGTGTGATTTCTTTCTTCATAAATCTTGTGCTGAATTACCTAAGATGGACCTTATTTTGGATCATCGTTGTGCTGGAAAGCCTTTTTCTGGATCAAAATCCTTCATCCTTACTTCAGACTGCATGTTCGAATGTGATATATGCGGGTACCTTTCTAATGGATTTTCTTATAAATGTAATGAATGTGGAATTCACAGGTGCGTTCAATGTGCAACTCTCCAAAATGATGTAAAAATTCCAGGGCATAAACACCCTCTTCTTTTCTATTATAATTATGAGGAGCAGTGTAGTGGTTGTGGGACGGATATCTCTTGCGCATTTCGTTGCAAGGattgtaattttcatttatgCAATTTGTGTGTTTTACGACCAACTAGAGTTAGACACAAATGCGATCAACATATTCTTGCACtcacttatgacaaggttaaTGATTATCTAGAATATCATTATTGTGACATTTGTGAGGAAAACAAGGATTCAAAGAACTGGTTTTATCATTGTGAAACTTGTGACACTTCTGCTCACGTGGACTGCGTTCTTGGAAAATATCCATTGATCAAACTCGGGAGCACCTACAATGAGGGAGACCATCCACACCCTCTCACTTTTGTCAAGAAATTTCCTTACTACCCTGAATGTGTTGAATGTGGTAAGTCTTGTGAAGATCTTTCTCTTGAATATGCGGAACCAGGATGCAAGTATATTGCTCATTGGGAATGCAGAAAATCAGCAATCCGTGGTAGATGCTGA